In the Populus trichocarpa isolate Nisqually-1 chromosome 1, P.trichocarpa_v4.1, whole genome shotgun sequence genome, one interval contains:
- the LOC7492048 gene encoding polyadenylate-binding protein 8 gives MAQVQVPVQPQSVNAGANNPNFVTTSLYVGDLEASVTDSQLYDLFNQVGQVVSVRVCRDLTSRRSLGYGYVNYSNPQDAARALEMLNFTPLNGSPIRVMYSHRDPTIRKSGAGNIFIKNLDKAIDHKALHDTFSAFGNILSCKVATDPSGQSKGYGFVQFDSEEAAQKAIEKLNGMLLNDKQVYVGPFLRKQERDTATDKMRFNNVFVKNLSETTTEEDLNKTFGEFGTITSIVVMRDGDGKSKCFGFVNFENAEDAAKAVEALNGKKIDDKEWFVGKAQKKYEREVELKQRFEQSMKEAADKFQGANLYIKNLDDSIGDEKLKELFSPFGTITSCKVMRDPNGISRGSGFVAFSTPEEASRALLEMNGKIVVSKPLYVALAQRKEDRRARLQAQFSQMRPVAMAPSVGPRMPMYPPAGPGLGQQIFYGQAPPAIIPPQPGFGYQQQLVPGMRPGGAPMPNFFVPMVQQGQQGQRPGGRRAGAGQQSQQPVPLMQQQMLPRGRVYRYPPGRGLPDVPMTGVAGGMLPVPYDMGGMPMRDAALSQSIPVGALATALANATPDQQRTMLGENLYPLVEQLEPEAAAKVTGMLLEMDQTEVLHLLESPEALKAKVNEAMEVLRTVQQQATGTADQLASLSLNDNLVP, from the exons ATGGCACAAGTTCAAGTACCAGTTCAACCACAGAGTGTGAATGCAGGGGCTAATAACCCTAATTTTGTGACGACGTCGCTTTACGTGGGTGATCTGGAAGCAAGTGTGACTGATTCCCAGCTGTATGATCTGTTTAATCAAGTGGGTCAAGTGGTTTCAGTCAGGGTTTGCAGGGACTTGACGAGCCGTAGGTCCCTTGGCTATGGTTATGTTAACTACAGCAATCCTCAAGATG CTGCGAGGGCATTAGAAATGCTGAATTTTACTCCCCTGAATGGAAGTCCAATCAGGGTTATGTATTCTCATCGTGACCCAACTATTCGCAAAAGTGGGGCtggaaatatatttattaag AATTTGGACAAGGCAATTGACCACAAAGCTTTGCATGATACTTTTTCGGCATTTGGGAACATCCTCTCTTGCAAGGTTGCTACTGACCCATCTGGCCAGTCTAAAGGCTATGGTTTTGTGCAGTTTGACAGTGAAGAAGCTGCCCAAAAAGCAATTGAGAAACTGAATGGCATGCTGTTGAATGATAAGCAAGTTTATGTGGGACCGTTCCTTCGCAAGCAGGAAAGGGACACTGCTACTGACAAGATGAGATTCAACAATGTCTTTGTGAAGAATCTATCCGAAACAACAACTGAGGAGGATTTGAACAAAACTTTTGGTGAATTTGGAACCATCACTAGTATTGTGGTGATGAGGGATGGCGATGGAAAATCCAAGTGTTTTGGATTTGTTAACTTTGAGAATGCAGAAGATGCTGCTAAAGCAGTTGAGGCTCTTAAcgggaaaaaaattgatgataaggAATGGTTTGTTGGGAAAGCtcagaaaaaatatgaaagggaAGTTGAATTAAAGCAGCGATTTGAGCAGAGTATGAAGGAAGCAGCTGACAAATTTCAGGGTGCAAACTTGTACATCAAAAATTTAGATGATAGCATAGGTGATGAGAAGCTTAAGGAGCTGTTTTCTCCATTTGGTACAATCACGTCGTGCAAG GTTATGCGAGACCCAAATGGAATAAGCAGAGGATCAGGGTTTGTTGCATTTTCAACTCCTGAAGAGGCATCTAGAGCT ctcttggagatgaatggaaaaattGTTGTTAGCAAACCTCTATATGTTGCACTTGCACAAAGAAAGGAGGATAGAAGAGCCAGGCTACAG GCTCAATTTTCTCAAATGCGACCAGTTGCAATGGCACCTTCAGTTGGCCCTCGTATGCCTATGTATCCCCCTGCGGGTCCAGGTCTTGGACAGCAAATATTTTATGGACAAGCCCCACCTGCTATCATACCACCCCAG CCTGGGTTTGGGTATCAACAGCAGCTAGTGCCTGGTATGAGGCCTGGCGGGGCTCCTATGCCAAATTTCTTTGTGCCAATGGTTCAGCAGGGTCAGCAGGGTCAGCGACCTGGAGGTCGACGGGCAGGAGCTGGTCAGCAATCCCAGCAGCCAGTCCCACTTATGCAGCAACAG ATGCTTCCTAGGGGGCGTGTCTATCGCTACCCTCCAGGACGTGGCTTGCCTGATGTTCCAATGACTGGTGTTGCTGGAGGCATGCTTCCTGTTCCATATGACATGGGTGGCATGCCAATGCGTGATGCAGCATTGTCTCAGTCAATTCCTGTTGGGGCTTTGGCTACTGCACTTGCAAATGCTACTCCAGATCAGCAGAGAACG ATGCTTGGCGAAAATCTGTACCCTCTCGTGGAACAGCTGGAGCCTGAAGCAGCGGCTAAAGTGACAGGCATGCTTCTGGAGATGGATCAAACTGAGGTTCTGCACTTGCTTGAGTCACCAGAAGCTCTCAAAGCAAAGgttaatgaagcaatggaggtTCTAAGGACTGTTCAGCAGCAGGCCACTGGCACAGCTGATCAACTAGCTTCTTTGTCATTGAATGACAACCTTGTGCCCTAG